From one Helicoverpa zea isolate HzStark_Cry1AcR chromosome 10, ilHelZeax1.1, whole genome shotgun sequence genomic stretch:
- the LOC124634167 gene encoding monocarboxylate transporter 3 has product MKMKQRVATDEQPFKTGSTDDSSPSIEEPAAALVVPPDGGWGWVVMIASFCCNFMVDGVILSGGALLPSIRAEFNATESQVAPIVSLLAGFYLLLGPIASALANKYGFRKVSISGSVIAFIGFAISYYATSPLYLYITYGLIGGFGVCLIFMPAVLTVGFYFEKWRALATGIALCGSGVGTFVMSPITAILINKFGWRVTILFQAGMMLSCIIFGSTFRPIKPITVVVEEESSGDKEDERRAEVEKVKDMMKLQGRLDAGIRMPHDMKFATRATPHTWMGVPNNTRYPTAEEVFRGSTTVINAQRRSSATASAIKTNLGAKPAYATVSEKDEQDDSSTTPEKQAKQPLIGSVLRVISQQDYHSQRRQSSTVDLAARPLNREDIFFGASLARLPQYTSRTSLGYHLAVTHIPPPEDPKDSKGRCRMCPVAVRRALATLLDFSLFKSLTFNILAISGFFTMLGFFVPFMYVQNRAYKSGAMENDLIDWLVASIGIANIIGRVLCGLVSSMPKVSPLLVTNIALTVGGISTMMSNISFSPYYQFLYCVLFGFSVACFAALRSIVVVEYLGLERLTNCYGLFLLFQGIGALIGAPIAGMLYDATESYDVSFYVSGGFILLSAVMCYPIRRINNWEKNRAEAKTKSSLSTSDSPLSLVNKV; this is encoded by the exons ATGAAGATGAAGCAACGAGTCGCGACGGACGAGCAGCCCTTCAAAACGGGCTCCACCGATGACTCCTCACCCAGCATAGAAGAGCCCGCAGCAGCATTG GTGGTACCTCCAGATGGCGGGTGGGGTTGGGTGGTTATGATAGCCTCCTTCTGCTGCAACTTCATGGTCGATGGTGTTATCTTGTCCGGTGGAGCCCTACTGCCTTCCATTAGAGCAGAATTCAAT GCTACTGAAAGTCAAGTGGCGCCCATAGTGTCTCTGCTAGCCGGCTTCTATCTTCTTCTGGGCCCCATAGCGTCAGCCTTAGCGAACAA GTATGGATTCCGCAAGGTGTCAATCTCCGGCAGTGTGATTGCGTTCATCGGATTTGCCATCTCTTACTATGCCACTAGCCCTCTCTACCTTTACATCACATATGGACTCATTGGAG GTTTTGGAGTGTGCTTGATATTCATGCCAGCAGTGTTGACTGTTGGGTTCTACTTCGAGAAATGGCGCGCTCTGGCGACGGGCATCGCTCTCTGTGGATCTGGAGTCGGCACCTTCGTGATGTCACCGATCACCGCCATACTTATCAACAAATTCGGATGGAGGGTCACTATTCTGTTTCAAGCTG GTATGATGCTGTCATGCATAATTTTCGGATCAACATTCAGACCGATAAAACCTATCACCGTAGTAGTGGAAGAAGAATCAAGCGGGGACAAGGAAGACGAACGTAGAGCCGAAGTTGAAAAAGTCAAAGACATGATGAAACTTCAAGGCAGACTGGATGCAGGCATCAGAATGCCGCACGATATGAAGTTCGCTACCAGAGCTACTCCCCACACCTGGATGGGAGTACCAAATAACACTCGTTATCCAACAGCTGAGGAGGTCTTCCGTGGAAGCACTACTGTCATCAATGCTCAACGACGATCTTCTGCCACAGCAAGTGCAATCAAAACTAACCTTGGAGCCAAACCTGCGTATGCGACAGTCTCCGAGAAAGACGAACAAGACGACTCAAGCACCACCCCTGAGAAGCAAGCAAAGCAACCCTTGATCGGATCGGTTCTTAGGGTAATATCGCAACAAGACTACCACTCGCAGCGACGACAGTCGTCGACTGTTGACCTGGCTGCCAGGCCTCTGAACAGGGAGGATATTTTCTTCGGAGCAAGTTTAGCAAGGCTGCCGCAATACACGTCTCGAACATCTCTTGGCTACCACTTGGCAGTGACGCATATTCCTCCTCCCGAAGACCCCAAAGACAGCAAGGGCAGATGCCGCATGTGTCCCGTGGCCGTGCGAAGAGCTTTAGCCACTTTACTAGACTTCAGCCTATTTAAATCTTTGACCTTCAATATTCTGGCTATCAGTGGATTTTTCACAATGCTTGGGTTCTTCGTGCCGTTCATGTACGTGCAAAACAGAGCTTACAAAAGTGGGGCCATGGAAAACGACTTGATTGATTGGCTAGTGGCCTCTATAGGAATAGCTAATATTATTGGGCGTGTATTGTGCGGATTGGTTTCTTCGATGCCGAAAGTATCGCCGTTGTTGGTGACGAACATCGCACTTACCGTGGGTGGTATCAGCACCATGATGAGCAATATCAGCTTTTCTCCGTACTACCAGTTCTTATACTGTGTCCTGTTCGGCTTTTCAGTTG CTTGCTTCGCCGCGCTCCGTTCGATCGTGGTGGTGGAATACCTCGGTCTGGAGCGGCTAACCAACTGTTATGGCCTGTTCCTCCTCTTCCAAGGCATCGGTGCTTTAATCGGGGCTCCTATTGCAG GTATGCTATACGACGCCACCGAAAGCTACGATGTTTCATTCTACGTGTCGGGAGGATTCATTCTATTATCAGCAGTGATGTGCTACCCTATCAGGAGGATTAACAATTGGGAGAAGAATCGCGCGGAAGCTAAGACGAAGTCGTCACTAAGCACGAGCGACAGCCCTTTGAGTTTAGTCAATAAAGTGTAA